The Nitrospira sp. CR1.1 DNA window TGGTGCGTTCACGCACGGCGGGAGCCCCAAGGAAGGTCGTCCCTGCGAGCCGAGGCGCCCATTCGCGGAAATAGTAGGGCTTGATGGTGATTCGATGATTGTCCGTCGGTGTGATCGTGATCAGCGAGAACGCGTGATAATTGGTGATTTTCTCGCGGTTGAAATCAAAATAATTGACATCCTGCGCCGCGTTATTGAGGATCGACCGGTTGTAGTCCAGGTCGCGCGCGGCGTCGAGGTTCCGGACCTGCGCAAAGGTCAGCGGGCGAAAGGCATTCTGCGTGGCTTCATTGTAGTCGAAGAAAAGATCCGCCTTGACGTACCGTGAAAATTCCTGGCTGGCTCCGAAGGAGACATGGTGACGATCTGACGGCGCGCCCCCCGCTCCCCGCCATTTGTCGGCGGTGGTATAGGAATACGACGCATAGAGTTTGGTGCCGGTCGATAACGTGCCGGAATCAATCCGTGCGTAACTCCGCCGAAAATCGAAGGCGCCGAATCCCTGCCGCACATCGATCCCGAATGTGTCCGCCGGCCGCCGTACGCTCAGATCGATATTCCCCGCAATATTCATCGCGCCGAGGCCTTTGTCTGGCGCAATGGCGCCTCGATATAACGTCATGTCTGAAATGTTTTCCAAATCCAACATATCCGGCCGCGGCCCCGGCGACTCCTGCGCCCAGACCGGCACCCCTTCAATCGTCATCGCCGTACCCTTGCCGGGCTGGCCCCGGACCCGGAGATTGAATGGTGTTCGCGTATTCAGACCGTAGGGATCGGCCGTCTCGACGGTGACCGACGGCAACATACGAAGGGTTTGATACACAGACACCTGCGCGGGACCGCCGAGCTTCCGGATCCCTTCCTTGGTCACAGTCGTTTCGGTTCGAGGCTGAGTCGTTTTCTCTTCGATCAAACCGCGATGTTTCACGCCCGCCACTTCGACCTCGTCCAACGCCACCTCGGTCTGTGACTCCGTGGCCACCGGCGCGTCTGCCTGTGCATATCCCGCCGCCGCGATCATGAAGCATCCTCCCAGCACCAGGCCCCATGCGGTGATGAATCGTCCCATTCTGCCGATCTCTTTCTGAAGGGCGAAGGTTCAGGTCATTCCGAATCCGCTTCGCCGCGACGCGAACGGTTGTAGGCCAACCCCTTCACCTTGTCCTTGATCGCTCTCAGGCGTGAATTTGACGGGCATCAACCTCCGGCATAAGCCGAATAGGCCGCCGGGCGGCGCAGCCCGGAAATACAGATTCTCCTATCTATGATACTTGACATATTTTACTTTATCCTGATACGTTCCGTGACACATTCCGGCACCGTCCGCGAAAAAGTCACCGCATACCGGATGAAAGGAGAGGTGGAATGAACGTTGTCCGACGCAGTCGTTTAGCCATCGGTACCTGTCCTGGCTGCTCCGGAAATACGCTGGTCTCGAATGGAGCGTTCTGGCGCTGTGAAGTCTGCTGCTACGCCGTCACCTCAACCGCATTGACTGCTGATCGCGCGGCGGCGGAAGCGGTGGTGAGGGAATCCCTCCACGGGTTCACACGACGCGTCGAGACACGCGCAGCCGTCAAGGATGACGAGTTCGATGTCGTAGGGGCCGGCAGCCGGCATTAGTGGAGCTTTCACCGTAACGCGAGGAGGGCACATGACACTCACAGCGGTTCTCCCACAGAGCGGCCAGACCATGGGCAGCACGGTCAGGCCCCCCGTGATCGTCCTGAACAAATTGGTTGGGCTGATCGTGGCCCGCCGCCATCCCCATCGTCGGCACTATCAGGTGCGTACGGCCGACGGCATTCATGTGACGGTGCACGATCCCGCCTTCCCCGGACGCACGCGCACGCTGTCGATTGGACAGCACGTGTCGCTTCGCATTCCTCCGCATGCCGTCGTGATCAGCCCTGCGAGACCCATCGAAGCCACGGAAGACAACGTGTGGCCCGCGCGGGTCGTCCTACCGGCCGGTCAGGAACGAGGCTCCCTGCTGATTGTGAAAATCCTCGGGCGACCGTGGACCCTGACCAGCACCCAGGAAGAAGGGAAGCCCGCCCGCCCGCTCCGCGCGTGGGACCGTGTCACCGTCCGGATTCGCCCCGAGTCCTGTGTCATCGATTGCCGCTACCCCGGCGACTCTCGTCTCCACCCGCGCCTCCTGACCGAATCATCGTGCATGCCCGCCGATTCAGACCACACGCCGCCGGATACACGCCCACCATATCCGGCTCACAAGGGTAGGGAACCGCTCTCCTGTGTTCCCTGCCCCCCTGTTCCCGAAGACAGGTGCCACCGGTCATCCCGCCACGTCGAACATCAGTATTTCCGCAGAGAAAGGAGCCGATCATGATCCGTCCACACCGCCACCACCGTCCTCTCGCACCTATCCTGCTCGGCCTCCTCCTCAGTTTCTGGTCGGTCCCTCCCCTCCTCGCCTCGACGATCACCGACCAGTTCTCCCTGTCTGGACTGGTCAACAACATCAGGTCTTTTGCGCTGAGTGATCTCCAGGCATTTACGCCGGTTACCCAAAGTGTCTCCTATCAATCCGGGTCGGGCACCGTCTCGACCAGCTTTACCGGAGTTCCGCTCTATGACTTTTTGACAAGTGCCCAGGGGGGAGGCGGGATTACCCAGAACGCTGGCGTAAAAAATGATCTGCTACGCGACTATGTGGTCGCCACAGGGAGCGACGGCTATCGCGCGGTCTACTCCGTCGGCGAAATCCAGCCGAACTTCGGCGGCCAGAAAGACCTGATCGCCTACCAGTCTAATGGGCAACCATTGGGAAACGACGGGTTCGCGAGAACCACCGCACCCGGCGATATCGCGGGTGGACGCTATGTCTCCAATCTGAGCAGCTTGCAAGTCTTGTCCGCGACATCCGCCTCTCAGATCAACGGAACCGGTGGAGGACCCTCATCTCAGCTCAACCTGACAGGGCTGGTATCGAATCCCAGCCTGTATAACCTCTCGAGGCTGCAAACCTTACCCTCCGCCACCGAAACCGTCACCTATCGAGCCGGCTCATCCACCGTGACCGGCACCTTCACCGGCGTTCCCCTTTGGACCCTGCTGTCCAATGCCGGGCTCATCACCAATCCCGACATCAAGAACGACCTGCTGGGGAAATACCTGGTGGCAACCGGCAGTGACGGCTACAAAGCCGTCATCGCGCTCGGCGAAATCTCTCCACGGTTCGGGAATAAGGATGTGCTCGTGGCCTACAACGTTAACGGACAAGGCCTCGGCGCCGACGGATTCGCACGATTAGTGGTTCCGGGCGATACGCTAGGCGGCCGTTATGTGTCGAATCTCATCGGCCTGGAAGTCTTCGACGCACGAGGCTCCGTCTCAGCTCCAGAACCGGCGACGGGCCTCCTTCTGCTCGCTGGTATTCCGGCCATCATGTTCCTCGGTTGGCGGCGGCAAGACCAACCACACGCCTGAACAGCACGCTTGTCCCGCCATCATGAAACCCGCAGGCGGCATATGGCATCCCACGTTGGAGGCGGGACAAGCTGAGAGGCTCCACAGCGAGGCCGGTGTTCACATATCGAAATCCAGGAGTACCGGCACGAGTATCGCTCTCAAGCTCGCTGTTGCCGGTACTCTGCTCAGCCTGCTGGCATTCCCCACCTTCCAAGGCCTCTGGACGGTATGGTCGAGCAGACCGGACGCCTCGCACGGCTTCCTCATTCCACTCATTGCCGCTGTCCTCATCCGGCAACGGTGGCCGGAGCTGCGGCGACTCCCCTTCCAACCCTCTCCCGGCCTGGGCATCCCACTCATCCTGCTGTCCCTGGCCGGCCTTCTTCTCGGCGACGCCGGCGCTGTCGTCAGCCTCAGCGGCCTCTCATTCATCGGACTCACTGCCAGCCTCATCGTGGCGCTATTCGGTTGGGCCTGGTTCCGGATGCTGGCGTTTCCGTTGGGCTATGCCGTCTTCATGGTGCCGGTCCTTGATTCCGTGACCGAACCGCTACAACCCTATGTTCAGTTCGTTACCGCCACCATGGCCAGGCTCATGCTCGCGCTCTTGTCCATACCGGTCTTTCAATCAGGCACGCTGCTCCACCTTCCGACCGGAACAGTGGAGGTGGCGGCGGAATGCAGCGGAATGGGATTCCTGATCTCGATCCTGGCCATCGGCCTCCCGCTTGCGATGATGGGATTGCGGACCTGGCCGATGCGGATCGCACTGATCGCCACGACGCTCGTCCTCAGCCTCGGCGTGAATTGGATGCGTGTGGCCCTGATCGCTCTGAGCGGCCACCTCTGGGGCTGGTCTGCTAACCTCCACGGTCCCCTGCATCTCCTGCATGCCATGTCGGTCTACTGGATCGGTTTGGGCTTTCTGCTTTGCGGACTCTGGGTAGGACGCACAGTGGAACGCAGGATCTCCTGGCAGCCACAGAAGTCTCGCCTGCTTTCAGGGCAGTCCCTTCCGTTGAATGCCCTCCCGCGCTGGAATCACATCTGGGTTGCCACCTGCCTGTTGATGAGCCTGGCGCTCATCCTGCTCTCTGTCCCTTTGATGACGAGCCTCAACGCCTCTACGGATCTCTCTCCATTTCCCGGCACGATCGGGGATTGGATCTGGGACGATGCCGTACATGGCACCCCGCTCATCGCGGTCGGCCAGGTCGATCAGGAATTACTACGGACCTACCGCAATGCCTCCGGCGACCAAATCCAGCTGCACATCGTGTATCTGGCGTCTCAATCACAAGGCAGAGAGTTGATCAACCATCGAACCAGACGCCTCCATCAAGCAGCATCCCGGGTCACCATCGACGCAGGTGAACCCGCCCTCACAGTAAACCGGACGACATTCGAAGCCTCCCATCGCGCCTACGACCTGGTCTTTTGGTACGAAGAACAGGGCCGGATGTTTACCGATCGCCTGTACGCCAAACTCATGGCGGCCATTTCTTCATTGACGGGCGGTGGCTCTGCGGGAGCCCTCGTGTTGATCAGCCGCCCCATCGCCTCGACTCAACCGGACACACAGCCAACCGACGACGCGCTCGCCCGCTTCACTCTTCTGGCCCTTCCCATCCTGCAGGCCTATTTGCCATGAATGAGCTTCAGCCCTTGCGGGTCTCCGTGATCAACAACCTGGACGCCTTCCACGCACTTGCCTCTGAATGGCGCGCCCTTCACGACGGTTCCGATGCCAATTCTCCCTTTCTCACCTGGGAATGGCTCTACCACTGGACCATCACCTATCTGAGTGACGACCGATTATGGATTCTCTTATTCATGGATTCCGACGATCGATTGCGCGGCATCGCGCCGTTCTGTGTGCGCCAGAAACGCTACGGGCCATGGGCCACGTATCGGGAGGTGGCCTTCCTGGGAGGCCGAGGCGTAGGCTCCGTCTATCTGGATGTGATCGCCGCGCGAGGGGACAAACCGTCCGTACTGGCGTGTCTGTGCAACTACCTCTTCCTCGAAGCGTCCACGGAATGGGACATCGTGACCCTCGCGCCAGTCCCCTCCGAATCCGTCACCGTCGATCTGTTGCAGGAGCAATTCGATATCGCAGGAAAAGTGGCATCGATTATTGGCCACACCTGCTGTCCGACCATGGACCTTCCCCCCTCCATTGAAACCTACCGGGGAGCCATGCGCCCCAGTCTCCAGCGCTCGCTTCAACGCAAACGTCGCTATCTCGACCAACAAGGCACGGTCACCTACCGGAGGACCAGCAGTGACGACGACATTTCTGCGGCACTGGACACGTTCAGCGCACTGCACCAAAAGCGCTGGGCGACGCGTTCACGCCAAGGAGGGGCCTTTCGAGACAGTCGATTTCGCGCGTTCCACACAGAGATTGCACCATTGTTTCACACGCGAGGCTGGCTCGACATCACCTTCT harbors:
- a CDS encoding molybdopterin-dependent oxidoreductase produces the protein MIRPHRHHRPLAPILLGLLLSFWSVPPLLASTITDQFSLSGLVNNIRSFALSDLQAFTPVTQSVSYQSGSGTVSTSFTGVPLYDFLTSAQGGGGITQNAGVKNDLLRDYVVATGSDGYRAVYSVGEIQPNFGGQKDLIAYQSNGQPLGNDGFARTTAPGDIAGGRYVSNLSSLQVLSATSASQINGTGGGPSSQLNLTGLVSNPSLYNLSRLQTLPSATETVTYRAGSSTVTGTFTGVPLWTLLSNAGLITNPDIKNDLLGKYLVATGSDGYKAVIALGEISPRFGNKDVLVAYNVNGQGLGADGFARLVVPGDTLGGRYVSNLIGLEVFDARGSVSAPEPATGLLLLAGIPAIMFLGWRRQDQPHA
- the epsI gene encoding EpsI family protein; the encoded protein is MKPAGGIWHPTLEAGQAERLHSEAGVHISKSRSTGTSIALKLAVAGTLLSLLAFPTFQGLWTVWSSRPDASHGFLIPLIAAVLIRQRWPELRRLPFQPSPGLGIPLILLSLAGLLLGDAGAVVSLSGLSFIGLTASLIVALFGWAWFRMLAFPLGYAVFMVPVLDSVTEPLQPYVQFVTATMARLMLALLSIPVFQSGTLLHLPTGTVEVAAECSGMGFLISILAIGLPLAMMGLRTWPMRIALIATTLVLSLGVNWMRVALIALSGHLWGWSANLHGPLHLLHAMSVYWIGLGFLLCGLWVGRTVERRISWQPQKSRLLSGQSLPLNALPRWNHIWVATCLLMSLALILLSVPLMTSLNASTDLSPFPGTIGDWIWDDAVHGTPLIAVGQVDQELLRTYRNASGDQIQLHIVYLASQSQGRELINHRTRRLHQAASRVTIDAGEPALTVNRTTFEASHRAYDLVFWYEEQGRMFTDRLYAKLMAAISSLTGGGSAGALVLISRPIASTQPDTQPTDDALARFTLLALPILQAYLP
- a CDS encoding GNAT family N-acetyltransferase, yielding MNELQPLRVSVINNLDAFHALASEWRALHDGSDANSPFLTWEWLYHWTITYLSDDRLWILLFMDSDDRLRGIAPFCVRQKRYGPWATYREVAFLGGRGVGSVYLDVIAARGDKPSVLACLCNYLFLEASTEWDIVTLAPVPSESVTVDLLQEQFDIAGKVASIIGHTCCPTMDLPPSIETYRGAMRPSLQRSLQRKRRYLDQQGTVTYRRTSSDDDISAALDTFSALHQKRWATRSRQGGAFRDSRFRAFHTEIAPLFHTRGWLDITFLCLNGSPVAGIYGYCHDRTYYYYLPGFDPEPAAKGSPGMLLLSYRIEQAIEEGCRRFDLLQGPAGYKTTWADQSTRCLSLRLYNRTWRALALHVLETAKQGMKILLR